The nucleotide sequence GCTGGCCGACTACCTGGTCGACGGTGAGGAGAACCGGCTCTCCGCCGGGGCCGCCGGGGTGATCGGCGTGGTCGTCACCCTGGCGCTGGCCGGCGGCCTGACGATGGTGATCCGCCGCCGCGGCAGCACCGCCGACGTGGGCTGACGTGGGCGCCGGTCACGGCGGCTCGCTGCTCGCCCGGTACGCGCCGGGCAGCACCGCCGTCCACCGGCTGGAGCCGCACACCAAGCTGGTGTCGGTCCTGGCGTTCGCGGTGGTCGTCGTCTCGACGCCGGTGCACGCCCCCTGGGCGCCGGCCGCCTACGGCGGGTACCTGCTCGCCGTGCTCACCGCCGCGGCCGTCGCCGGGGTCGGGCCCGGGCGGCTGGCACGGGGGCTGGTGGTGGAGGTGCCGTTCGTGGCCTTCGCCGTCCTCCTGCCGTTCGTGGCCCAAGGCCCGCGGGTGGAGGTGGTGGGGCTCTCGCTGTCGCAGACCGGCCTGGCCGCCGGGGGCGGTCTGCTGGCCAAGGCGACGCTGTCGATCCTCGCGGCGACCGTGCTGGCGGCGACGACGGAGCCGCGGGCGCTGCTGCGCGGGCTGGAGCGGCTCCGGCTGCCGCAGGTGCTCGTCCAGATCCTCATGTTCATGATCCGGTACGCCGACGTCGTCGGCGGCGAGCTGCACCGCATGCGGATCGCCCGGGAGTCCCGGGGGTTCAGCGGCGGCGGCCTGCGCGGGCTCCGCGTGCTGGGCGCCACCGCGGGCGCGCTGTTCATCCGGTCCTACGAGCGCGGCGAGCGGGTGCACCTGGCGATGCTCAGCCGCGGGTACACCGGCAGCCTGCCCACCGGCCCGGCGGCCGCGGCCGATCCGCGCGCGTGGGCGCAGGCGCTGACCCTCCCCCTGGCGGCGGCCGCCGTGCTGGCGGCCGGGATGCTGCTGGGGTGAGTTCTCCCCCGCCGTCCCTGCTGGTCGAGGACCTCGCCTACGCCTATCCCGACGGGCACCAGGCGCTGTTCGGCGTCGACCTGCGGGTCGAGCGGGGTGAGCGGGTGGCGCTGCTGGGCCCCAACGGTGCGGGGAAGACGACGCTCGTGCTGCACCTCAACGGCATCCTGCGCGCCGGCCGCGGCCGGGTGGACGTGGCCGGGCTGCCGGTGGAGAAGCGCACCCTGCAGGAGATCCGCCGCCGGGTCGGCGTGGTGTTCCAGGACCCCGACGACCAGCTGTTCATGCCGACCGTCGGCGAGGACGTCGCCTTCGGCCCGCGCAACCTCGGGCTGCCCGAGCCCGAGGTCGCCGAGCGGGTGGCGGCCGCCCTCGAGCAGGTCCGGATGGCCGACGCCGCCGACCGCCCGCCGCACCACCTGTCGTTCGGCCAGCGCCGCCGGGTCGCCGTCGCCACGGTCCTGGCCATGCAGCCGGAGATCGTCGTCCTCGACGAGCCGTCGTCGAACCTGGACCCGGCCGGCCGACGGGAGCTGGCCGAGGTGCTGGCCGAGCTGCCGGTGACCCTGCTGATGGTCACCCACGACCTGCCCTACGCCGCCCAGCTGTGCCCCCGGTCGGTGATCCTGGACGGCGGGGTGGTGGTCGCCGACGGCCCGACGCCGGAGGTGCTGACCGACGCCGGCCTGCTCGCCGCACACCGGCTCGAGCTGCCCTACGGGTTCGACCCCACGCGGCTCTAGGCGCGGCCCGCCGACGGGCGGGCTACGCCTCGCCGCCCACCAGCGCCTCGGCGAAGGCGCGCGGCTCGAACGGCGCCAGGTCGTCGGGGCCCTCACCGAGGCCGATCAGCTTCACCGGGATGCCGAGCTCGCGCTGCACGGAGATGACGATGCCGCCCTTGGCCGTCCCGTCGAGCTTGGTGAGGACGACGCCGGTCACGTCGACGGCCTGGGTGAACACCCGCGCCTGCACGACCCCGTTCTGGCCGGTGGTGGCGTCGAGCACCAGCAGCACCTCGGTGACCGGCGACTGCTTCTCCACGACGCGCTTGACCTTGCCCAACTCGTCCATGAGCCCCGACTTGGTGTGCAGCCGCCCGGCGGTGTCGACGACGACGGTGTCCGCCTCCGACTCGACGCCGGTGCGCACCGCGTCGAAGGCGACCGCCGCGGGGTCGGCGCCCTCGCGGCCGCGAACGGTGAGCACGCCGACCCGCTCGCCCCAGGTCTCGAGCTGGTCGGCGGCGGCCGCCCGGAAGGTGTCGGCGGCGCCGAGGATCACGCTCTTGCCGTCACCGACGAGGACGCGGGCGATCTTGCCGACGGTGGTGGTCTTGCCGGCGCCGTTCACGCCGACGACCAGCACCACACCGGGCCGCCCCTCGTGCCGGCCGGTCCCGAGGGTGCGGTCGA is from Blastococcus sp. HT6-4 and encodes:
- the cbiQ gene encoding cobalt ECF transporter T component CbiQ, whose amino-acid sequence is MGAGHGGSLLARYAPGSTAVHRLEPHTKLVSVLAFAVVVVSTPVHAPWAPAAYGGYLLAVLTAAAVAGVGPGRLARGLVVEVPFVAFAVLLPFVAQGPRVEVVGLSLSQTGLAAGGGLLAKATLSILAATVLAATTEPRALLRGLERLRLPQVLVQILMFMIRYADVVGGELHRMRIARESRGFSGGGLRGLRVLGATAGALFIRSYERGERVHLAMLSRGYTGSLPTGPAAAADPRAWAQALTLPLAAAAVLAAGMLLG
- a CDS encoding ABC transporter ATP-binding protein: MSSPPPSLLVEDLAYAYPDGHQALFGVDLRVERGERVALLGPNGAGKTTLVLHLNGILRAGRGRVDVAGLPVEKRTLQEIRRRVGVVFQDPDDQLFMPTVGEDVAFGPRNLGLPEPEVAERVAAALEQVRMADAADRPPHHLSFGQRRRVAVATVLAMQPEIVVLDEPSSNLDPAGRRELAEVLAELPVTLLMVTHDLPYAAQLCPRSVILDGGVVVADGPTPEVLTDAGLLAAHRLELPYGFDPTRL
- the ftsY gene encoding signal recognition particle-docking protein FtsY, which gives rise to MEFVLIAIAILVVAVILGVGLLVGRGRRTFRLDDDATAGTTLTRPRPPAPVEEPRPTGATASGLGLPPETEAPVELPPAEPEPGLVFETPPPSAGRLIRLRSRLARSQSSLGRGLLTVLAREKLTEDDWEEIEETLLAADVGVAATTEIVDRLRTQTMVLATASGAELRELLVRELTAVLGPDLDRTLGTGRHEGRPGVVLVVGVNGAGKTTTVGKIARVLVGDGKSVILGAADTFRAAAADQLETWGERVGVLTVRGREGADPAAVAFDAVRTGVESEADTVVVDTAGRLHTKSGLMDELGKVKRVVEKQSPVTEVLLVLDATTGQNGVVQARVFTQAVDVTGVVLTKLDGTAKGGIVISVQRELGIPVKLIGLGEGPDDLAPFEPRAFAEALVGGEA